In Arthrobacter sp. StoSoilB5, one genomic interval encodes:
- a CDS encoding GNAT family N-acetyltransferase translates to MIQIAPDDPTRPDVHQLLSEHLADMFATSPAESVHALDHSALSHEAITFWTAREDGVLLGCGALKELTDGHAEIKSMRTTTNARGRGVATLVLKHIVAQASERGYERISLETGTEEYFAPARRLYARHGFTECPPFADYTLDPNSVFMELTLSPK, encoded by the coding sequence ATGATCCAGATTGCACCTGACGATCCCACGCGTCCTGATGTCCACCAGCTCCTCAGCGAGCATCTGGCCGATATGTTCGCCACGTCGCCGGCAGAAAGCGTCCATGCGTTGGACCATTCGGCGTTGTCGCATGAAGCGATCACGTTCTGGACAGCCCGCGAGGACGGCGTGCTGCTGGGTTGCGGCGCACTGAAGGAGCTTACCGACGGGCATGCCGAGATCAAGTCGATGCGCACCACCACCAATGCCCGTGGGCGCGGAGTGGCCACCCTGGTGCTCAAGCACATCGTTGCCCAGGCGTCCGAGCGGGGCTACGAACGCATCAGCCTGGAAACGGGAACCGAAGAGTACTTTGCGCCGGCGCGTCGCTTGTATGCACGGCACGGATTCACCGAGTGCCCGCCCTTCGCGGATTACACCCTGGACCCGAACAGCGTGTTCATGGAGCTCACCCTTTCACCCAAGTAG
- the nboR gene encoding nicotine blue oxidoreductase: MTESGVAPTTGVLLAAGAGTRLGRGPKALLPYRGRTLVEVLADTLFDGGCREVVVVVGAEADLIRSTTDLGTYIVVENENWAKGMAGSFRAGIEAASPGHSIMVALVDQPGLTPTAVSRLLGSHRPGRVTAAAYPDESGHLKRRHPVIFDVELRSQAAEAANGDTGARSFLKAHPGLVDLVDCSDLCSGEDLDTKDQLHLLEG; the protein is encoded by the coding sequence ATGACTGAATCCGGCGTGGCGCCCACCACGGGTGTCTTGCTTGCTGCGGGGGCCGGTACGCGCTTGGGCCGCGGACCCAAGGCGCTGCTCCCCTACCGCGGCCGAACGCTGGTTGAGGTGCTCGCCGATACGCTGTTCGACGGCGGCTGCCGGGAGGTTGTGGTGGTGGTCGGGGCGGAGGCGGATCTCATTCGAAGCACCACCGATCTGGGTACCTACATCGTCGTCGAGAACGAAAACTGGGCCAAGGGCATGGCTGGCTCTTTCCGCGCAGGAATCGAGGCGGCCTCGCCGGGTCACAGCATCATGGTGGCGCTGGTGGACCAGCCTGGATTAACCCCGACGGCGGTCAGCAGGTTGCTGGGCAGCCACCGTCCTGGTCGGGTCACGGCAGCCGCCTACCCTGACGAGTCAGGCCACCTTAAGCGTCGGCACCCAGTGATTTTCGACGTCGAGCTCCGATCCCAGGCGGCGGAGGCCGCCAACGGTGACACGGGCGCACGATCCTTCCTGAAGGCGCACCCGGGCCTTGTGGATCTGGTGGATTGCAGCGACCTCTGCTCGGGCGAGGACCTGGATACCAAGGACCAGTTGCATTTGCTGGAGGGCTGA
- a CDS encoding DUF1508 domain-containing protein produces the protein MAGSFEILKAGTNTFRFRLTADDGTVVAVSPQFPNLKAVVAGINAVRENAATGFVVDRRNLGT, from the coding sequence ATGGCGGGCAGTTTCGAAATACTCAAGGCCGGGACGAACACGTTCAGGTTCCGACTCACAGCCGATGACGGCACAGTTGTGGCAGTGTCGCCACAGTTTCCCAATTTGAAGGCCGTAGTGGCCGGTATCAACGCAGTCCGCGAAAACGCGGCAACCGGATTCGTAGTAGACCGGAGGAATCTGGGCACCTAA
- the aceE gene encoding pyruvate dehydrogenase (acetyl-transferring), homodimeric type, with translation MAAGEETSHILSGLTAQLPDRDPEETAEWIESLDALIAEQGTERAQYIMRSLLQRAGARSVGVPMVTTTDYVNTIPVDQEAEFPGNEEFERRYRAYMRWNAAVMVHRAQRSDIGVGGHISTYAGAATLYEVGFNHFFRGKDHPSGGDQVFFQGHASPGMYARAFMEGRLTEEDLDGFRQEKSREGHALSSYPHPRLMPDFWEFPTVSMGIGPMNAIYQAQSNRYLHNRGIKDTSDQQVWAFLGDGEMDEPESRGLLQLAANENLDNLNFVINCNLQRLDGPVRGNGKIMQELEAFFRGAGWNVIKVVWGREWDSLLEADADGALVKIMNETPDGDYQTYKAESGGFVRDHFFGKSPQTKDMVADLTDDQIWGLKRGGHDYRKVYAAYKAATEFKGKPTVILAKTVKGYGLGPHFEGRNATHQMKKLTMEDLKAFRDHLRIPISDDQLDADLYRPPYYHPGMDAPEIKYLMERRAELGGFVPERRRTHTPVTLPEAKSYEVAKRGSGKQQAATTMAFVRLLKDLMRDKNFGARFVPVVPDESRTFGMDAFFPTAKIYNPKGQNYLSVDRDLVLAYKESPAGQLIHPGINEAGAVAAFTAAGTAYATHGEPLVPIYVFYSMFGFQRTGDSFWAAADQMTRGFIIGATAGRTTLTGEGLQHADGHSPLLASTNPAVKTYDPAYGYEIGHIIRHGLEEMYGDNSTDQNVMYYLTVYNEPITQPAEPENLDTTGLIKGIYHLAPAPEGDTNRPTANILASGVSVPWAIEAARILNEDWGVAADVWSVTSWNELRRDGLAAEEHAFLNPGQPARTPFITEQLAGTTGPVIAVSDYMKAVPDQIRQFIPNDFASLGADGFGFSDTRQAARRYFKNDTHSIVAKTLQLLAARGEVEEGAPSYAIDRYKLLDVNAGTTGGAGGDA, from the coding sequence GTGGCTGCAGGAGAAGAGACCTCACACATCCTCAGCGGGTTGACTGCCCAGCTGCCTGATCGTGATCCGGAAGAGACCGCGGAGTGGATTGAGTCACTTGATGCGTTGATCGCGGAGCAGGGCACGGAGCGTGCCCAGTACATTATGCGTTCGTTGTTGCAGCGTGCCGGTGCCCGGTCGGTGGGTGTGCCGATGGTGACGACCACTGATTATGTGAACACGATCCCGGTGGACCAGGAAGCAGAGTTTCCCGGGAACGAGGAGTTCGAGCGCCGGTACCGTGCGTACATGCGTTGGAACGCCGCGGTCATGGTCCATCGTGCGCAGCGGTCCGATATCGGGGTGGGCGGGCATATTTCCACCTATGCCGGCGCGGCGACGCTGTACGAGGTCGGGTTCAACCATTTCTTCCGCGGCAAGGACCACCCCTCGGGCGGGGACCAGGTGTTCTTCCAGGGCCACGCGTCCCCGGGCATGTACGCCCGGGCGTTCATGGAAGGCCGGCTGACCGAGGAGGACCTGGACGGGTTCCGCCAGGAAAAGTCCCGGGAAGGCCATGCGCTGTCCTCGTACCCGCACCCGCGCCTGATGCCGGACTTCTGGGAATTCCCGACCGTGTCGATGGGTATCGGGCCGATGAACGCGATCTACCAGGCCCAGTCCAACCGGTACCTGCACAACCGCGGGATCAAAGACACCTCGGACCAGCAGGTCTGGGCGTTCCTGGGTGACGGGGAAATGGACGAGCCCGAGTCCCGCGGCCTGCTCCAGCTCGCGGCGAACGAGAACCTGGACAACCTGAACTTCGTGATCAACTGCAACCTCCAGCGCCTGGACGGGCCGGTGCGCGGCAACGGCAAGATCATGCAGGAACTGGAGGCCTTCTTCCGCGGCGCGGGCTGGAACGTGATCAAGGTCGTCTGGGGCCGGGAATGGGACTCCCTGCTGGAAGCGGACGCCGACGGGGCGTTGGTGAAAATCATGAACGAAACCCCCGATGGTGACTACCAGACCTACAAGGCCGAGTCCGGCGGGTTCGTCCGGGACCACTTCTTCGGCAAGTCCCCGCAGACCAAGGACATGGTCGCTGACCTGACCGATGACCAGATCTGGGGCCTCAAACGCGGCGGGCACGATTACCGCAAGGTCTACGCCGCGTACAAGGCAGCGACCGAGTTCAAGGGCAAACCCACCGTGATCCTGGCCAAAACCGTCAAGGGCTACGGCCTGGGCCCGCACTTCGAGGGCCGCAACGCCACCCACCAGATGAAAAAGCTGACCATGGAAGACCTCAAGGCCTTCCGTGACCACCTGCGCATCCCCATCAGCGATGACCAGCTCGACGCGGACCTCTACCGGCCCCCGTACTACCACCCCGGCATGGACGCCCCGGAAATCAAATACCTCATGGAACGCCGGGCCGAACTGGGCGGATTCGTCCCCGAACGCCGCCGCACCCACACCCCCGTCACCCTGCCCGAAGCCAAATCCTACGAAGTCGCCAAACGCGGATCCGGCAAACAACAAGCCGCGACCACCATGGCCTTCGTCAGGCTCCTCAAAGACCTCATGCGGGACAAAAACTTCGGCGCCCGGTTCGTGCCCGTCGTCCCGGACGAATCCCGCACCTTCGGCATGGACGCGTTCTTCCCGACCGCGAAAATCTACAACCCCAAGGGCCAGAACTACCTCTCCGTGGACCGGGACCTCGTCCTGGCCTACAAGGAATCCCCCGCCGGGCAACTGATCCACCCCGGCATCAACGAAGCCGGCGCCGTCGCAGCCTTCACCGCCGCCGGAACCGCGTACGCCACCCACGGCGAACCCCTGGTCCCGATCTACGTCTTCTACTCCATGTTCGGCTTCCAACGCACCGGAGATTCCTTCTGGGCAGCAGCGGACCAAATGACCCGCGGCTTCATCATCGGCGCCACCGCAGGACGGACCACCCTCACCGGCGAAGGACTCCAACACGCCGACGGGCACTCCCCCCTCCTGGCCTCCACCAACCCCGCCGTGAAAACCTACGACCCCGCCTACGGCTACGAAATCGGCCACATCATCCGCCACGGCCTCGAAGAAATGTACGGCGACAACAGTACTGATCAGAACGTCATGTACTACCTCACCGTCTACAACGAACCCATCACCCAACCCGCGGAACCCGAAAACCTGGACACCACCGGGCTGATCAAGGGCATCTACCACCTCGCCCCCGCACCCGAAGGCGACACCAACCGGCCCACCGCGAACATCCTCGCCTCCGGCGTGTCCGTGCCCTGGGCCATCGAAGCGGCCCGCATCCTCAACGAGGACTGGGGCGTCGCAGCCGACGTATGGTCCGTGACCTCCTGGAACGAACTACGCCGCGACGGCCTCGCCGCCGAGGAACACGCCTTCCTCAACCCCGGCCAACCCGCCCGCACCCCGTTCATCACCGAACAACTCGCCGGCACCACCGGACCCGTCATCGCCGTGTCCGACTACATGAAAGCCGTCCCCGACCAAATCCGCCAATTCATCCCCAACGACTTCGCCTCCCTCGGAGCAGACGGCTTCGGCTTCTCCGACACCCGCCAAGCCGCCCGCCGCTACTTCAAAAACGACACCCACTCCATCGTCGCCAAAACCCTGCAGTTGCTGGCGGCGAGGGGCGAGGTCGAGGAGGGTGCGCCGTCGTACGCCATTGACCGCTACAAACTGCTCGACGTGAACGCCGGCACCACCGGCGGAGCAGGCGGCGACGCCTAA